One window from the genome of Eucalyptus grandis isolate ANBG69807.140 chromosome 7, ASM1654582v1, whole genome shotgun sequence encodes:
- the LOC120296339 gene encoding LOW QUALITY PROTEIN: germin-like protein subfamily 1 member 7 (The sequence of the model RefSeq protein was modified relative to this genomic sequence to represent the inferred CDS: inserted 1 base in 1 codon): MKFLPISLLILALATATAFAYDPSPLQDFCVAINDPKVFVNGKFCKDPKQVTAEDFLFKGFRYPGNTANPLGSKVTPLXVDQFPGINTLGISMARIDFAPGGLNPPHTHPRGTEILVVAEGTLLVGFVTSNQLNNTFFTKVLYKGDVFVFPIGLIHFQLNIGKTPALAFAALSSQNPGVITIANAVFGSKPPISADVLTKAFQVDKKVVDYLQAQFWYDN; this comes from the exons ATGAAGTTTCTTCCAATTAGCCTTCTCATCTTGGCTCTGGCAACCGCCACCGCTTTTGCCTATGACCCGAGTCCTCTTCAGGACTTCTGCGTGGCCATCAACGATCCCAAAG TATTTGTGAATGGAAAGTTTTGCAAGGACCCAAAACAAGTTACAGCAGAAGATTTCCTCTTTAAAGGGTTCAGATATCCAGGGAATACTGCAAACCCACTCGGATCGAAAGTCACCCCGC TTGTGGACCAATTTCCAGGAATCAACACTCTTGGTATTTCCATGGCTCGTATTGACTTCGCTCCAGGTGGCCTGAATCCTCCCCACACTCACCCTCGTGGGACCGAAATTCTGGTCGTGGCTGAGGGCACATTGCTTGTCGGCTTTGTCACATCCAACCAATTGAACAACACCTTCTTCACCAAAGTCTTGTACAAAGGGGATGTGTTTGTGTTCCCAATCGGTCTCATCCACTTCCAGCTGAACATCGGAAAGACGCCCGCACTGGCCTTCGCCGCTCTGAGTAGCCAAAACCCGGGAGTCATTACCATTGCTAATGCAGTGTTCGGATCGAAGCCGCCCATTTCGGCTGATGTTCTCACCAAGGCCTTCCAAGTGGATAAGAAGGTGGTTGACTACCTTCAGGCACAGTTTTGGTATGACAATTAA
- the LOC104453484 gene encoding LOW QUALITY PROTEIN: germin-like protein subfamily 1 member 17 (The sequence of the model RefSeq protein was modified relative to this genomic sequence to represent the inferred CDS: inserted 1 base in 1 codon), translated as MMKFLLTFVLLALASCHGFASDPSPLQDFCVAVNDPNSAVFVNGKFCKDPKLVIADDFSFTKFRYPGSTSNPLGSKVTTAFVDQFPGLNTLGIATARLDFAPYGXEPPHIHPRGTEMLLVVEGTLHVGFVTSNQLNNTLFTKVLTKGDVFVFPQGLIHFQLNIGQTNALAFAFLSSQNPGLITIANTVFGSKPPINVDVLTKAFQVDNKLINYLQAQNWFENH; from the exons ATGATGAAGTTCCTTCTGACATTTGTCCTCTTGGCTTTGGCATCATGCCATGGCTTTGCCTCCGACCCGAGTCCTCTTCAGGACTTCTGTGTGGCTGTCAACGACCCCAACTCTGCGGTGTTTGTGAATGGGAAGTTCTGCAAGGACCCAAAGCTCGTCATAGCAGATGATTTCTCCTTCACAAAGTTCAGATACCCCGGGAGCACATCGAATCCGCTTGGATCCAAAGTCACGACTGCTTTCGTCGACCAATTCCCAGGACTCAACACACTGGGCATCGCCACGGCTCGCCTTGATTTTGCTCCCTACG CTGAACCTCCCCACATTCATCCTCGTGGCACGGAGATGCTATTGGTCGTGGAGGGTACACTCCACGTCGGTTTCGTTACATCCAACCAATTAAACAACACCCTCTTTACCAAAGTCCTGACCAAAGGAGATGTTTTCGTGTTTCCGCAAGGCCTCATTCACTTCCAGCTGAATATTGGACAAACAAATGCACTggcttttgctttcttgagcAGCCAGAACCCGGGACTCATAACGATCGCGAATACAGTCTTTGGATCCAAGCCGCCAATCAATGTCGATGTCCTCACAAAGGCTTTCCAAGTGGACAACAAACTGATCAACTATCTCCAGGCACAGAACTGGTTTGAAAACCATTAG